A region of Haloplanus sp. XH21 DNA encodes the following proteins:
- a CDS encoding SPFH domain-containing protein, giving the protein MDPVTLQAGLPIGSLFVGVLVLILAIVTVYQMVEIVDAYEKKALTVFGEYRRLLEPGITFVPPFVSRTYAFDMRTQTLDVPRQEAITRDNSPVTADAVVYIKVMDAKKAFLEVDNYKMAVSNLAQTTLRAVLGDMELDDTLNKRQEINARIRKELDEPTDEWGVRVESVEVREVNPSQDVQQAMEQQTSAERRRRAMILEAQGERRSAVETAQGEKQSNIIRAQGEKQSQILEAQGDAISTVLRAKSAESMGERAVIERGMEALEHIGEGESTTFVLPQELTSLLGRYGKQLTGSDVQEETEGLESLEFDAETRELIGLDDIEEILGQIDEAAEMDVEELEQEAEAIKTGGTADIKSPDEVIDDADEKEFVGGDTEPETESESE; this is encoded by the coding sequence ATGGACCCCGTCACACTCCAGGCCGGCCTCCCGATCGGATCGCTGTTCGTCGGCGTCCTCGTCCTGATTCTGGCCATCGTCACCGTCTACCAGATGGTCGAGATCGTCGACGCCTACGAGAAGAAGGCGCTCACCGTCTTCGGCGAGTACCGACGGCTGCTCGAACCGGGCATCACGTTCGTCCCGCCCTTCGTCTCCCGAACGTACGCGTTCGACATGCGGACCCAGACCCTCGACGTGCCGCGTCAGGAGGCGATCACCCGCGACAACTCGCCGGTCACCGCCGACGCCGTCGTCTACATCAAAGTGATGGACGCGAAGAAGGCGTTCCTCGAAGTTGACAACTACAAGATGGCGGTGTCGAACCTCGCCCAGACGACGCTACGGGCCGTCCTCGGCGACATGGAACTCGACGACACGCTCAACAAGCGCCAGGAGATCAACGCCCGAATCCGGAAGGAGCTCGACGAACCCACCGACGAGTGGGGCGTCCGCGTCGAATCGGTCGAGGTCCGCGAGGTCAACCCCTCGCAGGACGTTCAGCAGGCGATGGAGCAACAGACCTCCGCGGAGCGCCGCCGGCGCGCCATGATCCTCGAAGCGCAGGGTGAACGGCGGAGCGCCGTCGAGACCGCTCAGGGGGAGAAGCAGTCGAACATCATCCGCGCGCAGGGGGAGAAACAGAGCCAGATCCTCGAAGCGCAGGGTGACGCGATCTCGACGGTGCTGCGCGCGAAATCCGCCGAATCGATGGGCGAACGCGCTGTCATCGAGCGCGGGATGGAGGCGCTCGAACACATCGGCGAGGGCGAGTCGACGACCTTCGTCCTGCCGCAGGAACTCACGTCGCTGCTCGGGCGGTACGGCAAGCAGTTGACCGGGAGCGACGTGCAGGAGGAGACGGAAGGCCTCGAATCCCTGGAGTTCGACGCGGAGACACGCGAACTCATCGGTCTCGACGACATCGAGGAGATCCTCGGTCAGATCGACGAGGCCGCGGAGATGGACGTCGAGGAGCTCGAACAGGAGGCCGAAGCGATCAAGACCGGCGGGACGGCCGACATCAAAAGTCCCGACGAAGTGATCGACGACGCCGACGAGAAGGAGTTCGTCGGCGGCGACACCGAACCCGAGACCGAGTCCGAATCCGAGTAA
- a CDS encoding primary-amine oxidase → MAQANAPEVEHPLDPLTAREIELTTDILQDKDEIDGDFGFFSYQPVEPSKEELADRDDGSVVEREVKAVLRNFEERETYEAVISLVDEAVTTWNHLPGAIPHIPGKDVREAEEAIIEDEAFRDAARKRGVENFEYVIVDPWPVNASEFVPDGLEGKRLARGLAWVGRDEKDNAYSRPLEGIHAFIDLDTMEVLEVVDNGVVDEESPLPPERADFRADQLDTRDDLEHLDVVQPDGVSWEVDGREVEWQNWSFRVGWTDREGLVLHDVSYDDGEEDRKILHRAAASAMSVPYGDVDPNHNWKNALDIGEFNIGRMVNSLSEGCDCLGVMHYFDAVTNDRDGNVLEIPNAICMHEEDDGLLWKHTEVRKENTEVRRRRRLVVSQIATVYNYDYAFYYYFYEDGRIEAEMRLTGIDSNGVVPQGTSAEDTDGFYEVTAPQIKTSLHQHHFNFRLDFDIDGEENSVYEVHNEPVDETAWTHEDSNNPAGQGWYMEETQLETEQEARMDIDPINGRYWRITNPNETNSYGYNTGYKLHPGENVASPMQPGSPTMQRAGFIDNNFWVTQFDEDEMYADGEYPTQNDSPDGLREWTMEDRDIAEEDLVVWYTLGVNHRTRPEDWPVLPVEIGSFELAPEGFFDENPAIDVAPEPAACDSAACDSDSEPASGDD, encoded by the coding sequence ATGGCACAAGCTAACGCTCCGGAGGTCGAGCATCCGCTTGACCCCCTGACGGCCAGAGAAATCGAACTGACAACAGACATCCTGCAAGACAAGGACGAAATCGACGGCGATTTCGGCTTCTTCAGCTACCAGCCCGTCGAACCGTCCAAGGAAGAATTGGCGGACCGAGACGACGGCAGTGTGGTAGAACGCGAAGTGAAGGCAGTCCTGCGGAACTTCGAGGAGCGGGAGACGTACGAAGCGGTCATCTCGTTGGTCGACGAAGCGGTCACCACCTGGAATCATCTGCCGGGTGCGATCCCGCATATTCCCGGTAAAGACGTCCGGGAAGCCGAAGAGGCAATCATCGAAGACGAAGCGTTCCGCGACGCGGCCCGCAAGCGGGGCGTCGAAAACTTCGAGTACGTAATCGTCGACCCATGGCCGGTCAACGCCAGTGAGTTCGTCCCCGACGGGTTGGAGGGGAAACGACTCGCGCGAGGACTGGCCTGGGTTGGCCGTGACGAGAAGGACAACGCGTATTCCCGGCCACTCGAAGGGATTCACGCCTTTATCGACCTCGACACCATGGAGGTTCTCGAGGTCGTCGACAACGGCGTCGTCGACGAGGAGAGTCCGCTTCCGCCCGAGCGTGCCGACTTCAGGGCGGATCAGCTCGATACCCGAGACGACTTGGAACACCTCGACGTCGTCCAGCCCGATGGTGTGAGTTGGGAGGTCGACGGTCGGGAAGTCGAGTGGCAGAACTGGTCGTTCCGCGTCGGATGGACCGACCGCGAGGGACTCGTTCTGCACGACGTTTCGTACGACGACGGCGAGGAGGACCGCAAAATTCTCCACCGCGCCGCAGCGTCGGCGATGTCCGTCCCGTACGGCGATGTCGACCCCAACCATAACTGGAAGAACGCACTCGACATCGGCGAGTTCAACATCGGTCGGATGGTGAACTCACTCTCCGAAGGCTGTGACTGCCTCGGCGTCATGCACTACTTCGACGCCGTCACCAACGACCGCGACGGCAACGTGTTGGAGATTCCCAACGCAATCTGCATGCACGAAGAGGACGACGGACTGCTGTGGAAACACACCGAAGTCCGGAAAGAGAACACGGAAGTCCGCCGTCGCCGTCGGCTGGTCGTCTCTCAGATCGCGACCGTCTACAACTACGACTATGCGTTCTACTACTACTTCTACGAAGACGGCCGAATCGAGGCCGAGATGCGGCTGACGGGTATCGACTCGAACGGCGTCGTCCCACAGGGCACGTCAGCCGAAGACACGGATGGCTTCTACGAAGTAACTGCCCCGCAGATCAAAACGTCGCTGCACCAGCACCACTTCAACTTCCGTCTCGACTTCGACATCGACGGCGAGGAGAACTCCGTCTACGAGGTCCACAACGAGCCGGTCGACGAAACAGCCTGGACTCACGAGGACTCCAACAACCCCGCCGGTCAAGGGTGGTATATGGAGGAAACACAGCTCGAAACCGAGCAGGAGGCTCGGATGGACATCGACCCGATCAACGGCCGGTACTGGCGGATCACCAACCCCAACGAGACGAACTCGTACGGCTATAACACGGGGTACAAGCTCCACCCTGGCGAGAACGTCGCGTCACCGATGCAGCCCGGATCCCCGACCATGCAACGCGCCGGATTCATCGACAATAACTTCTGGGTGACGCAGTTCGATGAGGACGAAATGTACGCAGACGGCGAGTATCCGACCCAGAACGACAGTCCTGACGGACTCCGTGAGTGGACCATGGAGGATCGAGACATCGCTGAGGAGGACCTCGTCGTGTGGTACACGCTGGGCGTCAATCACCGCACTCGACCGGAAGACTGGCCGGTTCTTCCCGTCGAAATCGGCAGCTTCGAACTCGCTCCCGAAGGGTTCTTCGACGAGAATCCGGCAATCGACGTCGCGCCGGAACCGGCTGCCTGCGACTCCGCTGCCTGCGACTCCGACTCCGAACCCGCGAGTGGCGATGACTAA
- a CDS encoding ammonium transporter: MAFFPKVLVTVEFHESWRPSGLPRRDRVRGTVYRRREALMTERKKQQIEITRTLMDSLTIPLQAELGSTELAINLIWVMMCTFLVFIMHAGFAMLESGQVRSKNVVNQLTKNIVTWAGGFTLYFLIGHAIIPVTAAIATSEPMPTLAEAFYYWNGAGVGFSGTGASGGLTSTMSDWIYIVFNGAFAATTASIVSGTVAGRMNIHGYAILGTILAGVVFPITFGLHFAGGFVSTLPAGGLNDFAGGIVVHMTGGVAALTAAYLVGPRIEKYRDDGTARKLPGHSPAFTVFGTLILAFGWFGFNNGMASFVFDFGTTGQTFATQWQDIPRVMTNTILVMGAGAIGATIASVYRDGEIKLLESTNGWLAGLVAVCPIALGATWFGTLGVGLLAGFQLPFVSSYLENKGIDDVVDAIPVHGTAAFLGGAAYPFVTTTSEFLSPWSLFSQIVGMSIIGIVTALITAATIFAIRGVGLERASREGELGGLDEHEHSMVAYPQFAPLDDSTTTAEGSTVDDD, encoded by the coding sequence ATGGCATTTTTCCCCAAGGTTTTAGTGACCGTGGAATTCCATGAGAGTTGGCGTCCAAGTGGACTGCCTAGGAGAGATAGAGTCAGAGGGACGGTGTACCGGCGCAGAGAGGCGCTCATGACAGAGCGGAAAAAACAACAAATCGAAATAACACGCACGCTCATGGATTCGCTAACGATCCCACTGCAAGCAGAACTCGGGAGTACAGAACTCGCTATCAACCTCATCTGGGTGATGATGTGCACTTTCCTGGTGTTCATCATGCACGCAGGGTTCGCGATGTTGGAATCGGGGCAGGTCCGATCCAAGAACGTCGTGAACCAGCTCACCAAGAACATCGTGACGTGGGCGGGCGGCTTCACGTTGTATTTCCTGATTGGCCACGCAATTATCCCCGTGACTGCCGCTATCGCAACGTCTGAACCAATGCCGACACTCGCCGAGGCGTTCTACTACTGGAACGGAGCTGGTGTCGGATTCTCCGGAACAGGTGCTTCTGGCGGCCTAACCTCAACGATGTCCGATTGGATATATATCGTGTTCAACGGGGCCTTCGCGGCGACCACCGCTTCGATTGTGAGCGGGACCGTCGCCGGCCGGATGAACATCCACGGATATGCGATCCTCGGGACGATCCTCGCTGGAGTCGTCTTCCCAATCACCTTTGGCCTTCACTTCGCCGGCGGCTTCGTCTCGACACTTCCGGCTGGAGGACTCAACGACTTCGCTGGCGGTATCGTCGTTCACATGACGGGTGGTGTCGCTGCACTGACCGCCGCCTACCTCGTCGGCCCACGTATCGAAAAGTACCGGGATGATGGAACGGCACGGAAACTGCCTGGCCATTCACCAGCGTTCACCGTGTTCGGCACACTCATCCTGGCCTTCGGCTGGTTCGGCTTCAACAATGGCATGGCATCTTTCGTATTCGACTTCGGCACGACCGGTCAGACGTTCGCTACGCAGTGGCAAGACATCCCACGGGTCATGACGAACACGATTCTCGTGATGGGTGCAGGGGCGATCGGCGCAACTATAGCCAGCGTCTATCGCGATGGAGAGATCAAGTTACTCGAATCGACCAACGGATGGCTTGCTGGTCTGGTGGCCGTCTGCCCAATCGCGTTAGGTGCGACGTGGTTCGGCACGCTTGGTGTCGGCCTCCTTGCCGGCTTCCAGCTTCCGTTCGTCTCGTCATACCTTGAGAATAAAGGTATCGACGACGTGGTGGACGCAATCCCGGTCCACGGAACTGCTGCGTTCCTAGGAGGGGCTGCGTATCCCTTCGTGACGACAACTAGTGAGTTCCTATCACCGTGGTCCCTGTTCAGCCAGATCGTCGGTATGTCTATCATCGGTATCGTCACGGCGCTGATTACCGCGGCCACAATCTTCGCCATCAGGGGTGTGGGCCTCGAGCGCGCCTCTCGTGAAGGCGAACTCGGCGGCCTTGACGAACACGAGCACTCGATGGTGGCGTACCCGCAGTTCGCTCCTCTCGACGACAGCACGACCACGGCCGAGGGGTCGACCGTCGACGACGACTAA
- a CDS encoding APC family permease — protein sequence MARKNREETDGKLVGRIGWWGAATASIGLVVASSTFSGDFNGYGIAGPGYLVTLLFGFVLNILVVFSYSELLTIFPETGQIFDFTRRGYADSGKQKAFLLATGMGTTYWLIFGLVWGSETAAGAHAMVQTTGLGSVTLWIIALNLLAMGINMLGIRLTITTATLLVVCMVSIRMAMGVAAFSGFNLLNQVGDPAVLLQPSEYRLEGMVAALPLGIWAFIGLEFATPLVNEVKDAKNNIPRGMIIGGCTILVMALTMGSGIIMTYSPAVHSEMYLGNAPQIEIAAALFGPTGRLLAGLASFAATIGSLLIAYAAIPRILYSMAREGAWPKPFAWIHPRFVSPWPATLATGAVFLVPPLISTDVVLLIRIATIVWLLTYAWVFVLVLKLRITHPHAERSFQRHPVFYVIGLCLIVLVLWQAYAGDYYLIVIAGAIFALGFAIAKALLNWRSIHPQSANSGVHHEH from the coding sequence ATGGCACGGAAGAACAGGGAGGAAACCGACGGAAAACTCGTCGGACGGATCGGTTGGTGGGGTGCGGCGACGGCTTCGATCGGTCTCGTCGTCGCTTCGAGTACGTTCTCCGGCGATTTCAACGGGTACGGGATTGCAGGCCCCGGATATCTGGTGACGCTGCTGTTCGGATTCGTACTCAACATCCTCGTCGTTTTTTCGTACTCGGAGCTCCTGACCATCTTTCCGGAGACTGGACAGATATTCGATTTCACTCGCCGTGGCTACGCCGACTCCGGAAAACAGAAAGCGTTCCTCCTGGCAACGGGGATGGGGACGACGTACTGGCTCATCTTCGGACTCGTGTGGGGGTCCGAAACAGCCGCGGGTGCACACGCGATGGTACAAACAACGGGCCTCGGGTCAGTCACTCTGTGGATCATCGCGCTCAACCTGTTGGCGATGGGTATCAATATGCTGGGGATCCGACTCACCATCACGACGGCGACCCTGCTGGTCGTCTGTATGGTCAGCATCCGCATGGCGATGGGTGTCGCAGCGTTCAGCGGATTCAATCTGCTGAATCAAGTGGGCGATCCGGCGGTACTACTACAGCCGTCGGAGTATCGACTTGAAGGGATGGTTGCAGCGTTACCGCTCGGTATCTGGGCGTTTATCGGGTTAGAGTTCGCAACACCGCTGGTAAACGAGGTCAAGGACGCGAAAAATAACATCCCACGCGGTATGATCATCGGCGGCTGTACGATTCTGGTGATGGCACTGACCATGGGAAGCGGTATCATCATGACCTACAGTCCGGCAGTGCACAGCGAGATGTACCTCGGAAACGCACCACAGATCGAGATCGCTGCAGCCCTGTTCGGCCCGACGGGTCGCCTCCTCGCGGGGCTTGCGTCCTTCGCGGCAACTATCGGAAGCCTACTGATCGCCTACGCCGCGATTCCTCGAATCCTGTATTCGATGGCACGGGAGGGTGCCTGGCCGAAACCGTTCGCGTGGATCCATCCTCGGTTCGTCTCTCCCTGGCCCGCAACCCTCGCTACCGGAGCGGTGTTTCTGGTGCCGCCCCTGATTTCGACCGACGTGGTGTTGTTGATCCGAATCGCAACCATCGTCTGGTTGCTCACGTACGCGTGGGTCTTCGTACTCGTCCTCAAGCTCCGGATCACTCATCCACACGCCGAACGTTCGTTCCAGCGACATCCGGTCTTCTACGTCATCGGACTCTGTCTCATCGTGCTGGTGCTGTGGCAAGCCTATGCAGGAGATTACTACCTCATCGTGATCGCAGGGGCGATATTCGCTCTTGGCTTCGCCATCGCGAAGGCGCTACTCAACTGGCGGAGTATCCACCCGCAGTCGGCTAACTCGGGGGTACATCACGAACACTGA
- the rdfA gene encoding rod-determining factor RdfA: MSPDARDYKVGRVLDRYSLDVAPEDLVERWTGAGRERTSLRELADEMNKRVLRSALLEADLTTHDQEIEDTYRILTDDDVSNGIRLQERRKLERNGVDIDQVETDLITYQAIYNFLTECYGATYEGPSDEERISSDIERIERLMSRLQAVTESDLDRLETTDRITVGEYRVFVDVQVYCRDCDSQHSINELLTSGGCQCS, encoded by the coding sequence ATGTCCCCAGACGCCCGTGATTACAAGGTCGGGAGAGTTCTGGACCGATACTCTCTCGACGTCGCTCCGGAGGATTTGGTCGAACGATGGACCGGGGCGGGCAGGGAACGGACTAGTCTCCGCGAACTGGCCGACGAGATGAACAAGCGTGTGCTCAGATCGGCTCTGCTTGAGGCCGATCTCACCACCCACGACCAAGAGATAGAGGACACGTATCGGATACTAACCGACGACGACGTGAGCAACGGGATCAGGCTCCAAGAACGCCGAAAGTTGGAGCGCAATGGTGTGGATATCGATCAAGTCGAGACGGATCTCATAACATACCAAGCGATATACAATTTCCTCACGGAGTGCTATGGCGCGACGTACGAGGGGCCGTCCGACGAGGAACGAATCTCTTCGGATATCGAACGAATCGAACGCTTGATGTCCCGGCTACAGGCGGTCACAGAGAGTGATTTGGACCGACTCGAAACGACCGACCGCATCACCGTCGGTGAGTATCGGGTGTTCGTGGATGTCCAAGTGTACTGCCGGGACTGCGACTCTCAGCACTCGATCAATGAGTTACTGACGAGCGGTGGATGTCAGTGTTCGTGA
- a CDS encoding IS6 family transposase: MLEIDRLIGDSDSFELGFVEREATPEPAMKLGIRLHLAGLSLSNTVSILDSLGVKRCRSTVHNWVQKADLQPTDGANPDHVAVDETVIQLNDERYWLSAAVDPDTNRLLHVRLFSTRTQALTEIFLSELREKHLVDDATFLVDGAPWLQAACHRLGLRFQHVTHGNRNAVERVFRELKRRTHQFSNTFSHVEPSIAENWLQAFAFAWNQLI, from the coding sequence ATGCTCGAAATCGACCGCCTCATCGGTGATAGCGACAGCTTTGAGTTAGGATTTGTGGAACGAGAGGCGACACCCGAGCCGGCGATGAAGCTTGGTATTCGACTCCATTTGGCTGGTCTATCACTTTCGAATACCGTCTCAATTCTTGATAGTTTGGGTGTCAAGCGCTGTCGATCCACTGTTCACAATTGGGTGCAGAAGGCCGATTTACAGCCCACAGATGGTGCCAATCCGGATCACGTTGCGGTCGATGAAACCGTGATCCAACTCAATGACGAGCGATATTGGCTGTCCGCCGCGGTCGATCCCGACACCAATCGCCTGCTCCATGTACGGCTATTTTCGACGAGAACACAGGCGTTGACCGAGATATTTCTCTCCGAACTCCGCGAGAAACATCTCGTTGACGACGCGACCTTTCTCGTCGACGGCGCACCCTGGTTGCAGGCGGCCTGCCATCGCCTCGGGCTCCGATTCCAGCATGTCACACATGGGAATCGGAATGCCGTCGAACGTGTATTTAGAGAACTAAAACGACGAACACACCAGTTTTCAAATACGTTTAGTCACGTCGAACCGAGTATCGCCGAAAATTGGTTGCAAGCGTTTGCCTTCGCATGGAATCAGCTAATCTGA
- a CDS encoding archaea-specific SMC-related protein — protein sequence MSGIRDQSSDVAALSATNIGGIDTADVEFVPGVNVLTGSNATNRSSLLRALIGALGGSNVSLKADAEEGEATLSLDGGSHTRLLTRRGSNVATSGDPLLEEAEVADLFAFLMESNEARRRVAHGGDLRELIMSPVDTEEIQNEIDQLKQERDEIETEIANIDEREKRLPELVQRQTSVREEIEQQESQLETLRSDIEKRDTKTNDHDEKKHRVEERLDEKQELESTREEIEFELETQRESLASLRTEHDEIESELDDVPDVADSRLRQIESQLTQARTQQKSVKSTVNQLQNIIQFNEERLETEEREEIFSNLQRDDDEGGGFLSSLRSQGNADLLGAFRREYETEGSVTDQLVDDYQILTCWTCGSRVKRTRIQQIIEELRDVREEQLDVLDSIESNLESLQAEKQELERAGERRDRLEREAERLTREIEDRRERIAELESEHDALTQNIDDLSADIDRLRADIKSQEDDYSTVLELKEQAKRVEIELEQSHEQLTEVENEIDAIEDRVEQRNQLETRRSSIRDTLDELRQTVEQIEREAVDEFNDRMADILGILDYSNIERIWIERTNIETGGIAEQRSTQFDLHIVRTTQEGSSYRDTVDHLSESEREVTGLIFALAGYLTHEVHESMPFMVLDSLEAIDSERIAHLVDYLSKYPTYLVVALLPEDAAALDDDYRYLSPPW from the coding sequence GTGAGCGGAATCAGAGACCAATCGAGTGATGTCGCCGCCCTCTCTGCCACGAATATCGGGGGTATCGATACTGCCGACGTCGAGTTCGTTCCGGGGGTCAACGTTCTCACCGGTTCGAACGCGACGAACCGCAGTTCGCTCCTGCGAGCACTCATCGGCGCTCTCGGCGGATCGAACGTCTCTCTCAAGGCCGATGCCGAAGAGGGCGAGGCAACGCTGTCTCTCGACGGAGGGTCTCACACTCGACTGCTAACGCGGCGCGGCAGTAACGTGGCCACATCCGGCGACCCGCTACTCGAAGAAGCCGAAGTTGCCGACCTGTTCGCCTTTCTCATGGAATCGAACGAGGCCCGACGGCGGGTCGCTCACGGCGGTGATCTCCGCGAACTCATCATGTCGCCGGTCGATACCGAGGAAATTCAAAACGAAATCGACCAGCTCAAGCAGGAACGTGACGAGATCGAGACGGAAATCGCGAATATCGACGAGCGCGAGAAACGGCTTCCAGAACTCGTTCAGCGCCAGACATCGGTTCGAGAGGAGATCGAGCAACAGGAAAGCCAACTTGAAACCCTCCGCTCGGACATCGAGAAGCGAGATACGAAAACGAACGACCACGACGAAAAGAAACATCGTGTCGAGGAACGTCTCGACGAAAAACAGGAGTTGGAGTCGACACGGGAGGAAATCGAGTTCGAACTCGAAACCCAACGCGAGAGTCTGGCGTCGCTTCGGACGGAACACGACGAGATAGAATCGGAACTCGACGACGTTCCCGACGTCGCTGATAGCCGTCTGCGACAGATAGAATCTCAGCTGACGCAGGCTCGAACGCAACAGAAATCCGTCAAATCCACCGTCAATCAGCTCCAGAACATCATCCAGTTCAACGAGGAGCGATTGGAGACGGAGGAGCGGGAGGAAATTTTCAGCAACCTGCAGCGAGACGACGACGAGGGCGGTGGCTTTCTCAGTTCCTTGCGCTCACAGGGGAACGCGGATTTGCTGGGTGCGTTCCGGCGCGAGTACGAGACTGAGGGGTCGGTCACGGACCAGCTCGTCGACGACTATCAGATCCTCACCTGTTGGACGTGCGGGAGCCGAGTCAAACGGACCCGAATCCAGCAGATCATCGAGGAACTCCGAGATGTCCGTGAAGAGCAACTCGATGTGCTCGACTCCATCGAGTCCAATCTGGAGAGCCTCCAGGCAGAGAAACAGGAACTGGAACGGGCCGGAGAACGACGTGACCGACTCGAACGAGAGGCTGAACGGCTCACCCGCGAAATCGAGGACCGGCGCGAACGAATCGCGGAGTTAGAGAGCGAACACGACGCGCTCACCCAGAATATTGACGACCTGTCCGCCGACATCGACCGACTTCGTGCCGACATCAAATCACAAGAGGACGACTACAGTACGGTACTCGAACTGAAAGAGCAGGCAAAACGAGTGGAGATCGAACTCGAACAGTCACACGAACAGCTAACCGAGGTCGAAAACGAAATTGACGCTATCGAAGACCGGGTCGAACAGCGGAATCAACTCGAAACCCGCCGGTCGAGCATCCGTGATACGCTCGATGAACTCCGCCAGACCGTAGAACAGATCGAACGAGAAGCAGTCGACGAATTCAACGACCGGATGGCGGATATCCTCGGTATCCTCGACTACTCCAACATCGAGAGAATCTGGATAGAGCGGACCAACATCGAAACCGGCGGGATAGCGGAACAGCGCTCGACTCAGTTCGACCTCCACATCGTCCGGACGACGCAAGAGGGCAGTTCCTACCGCGACACCGTCGACCACCTGAGCGAAAGCGAACGGGAGGTCACCGGTCTCATCTTCGCCCTCGCAGGCTATCTCACCCACGAAGTGCACGAATCGATGCCGTTTATGGTTCTCGACTCGCTCGAAGCTATCGACTCCGAGCGTATCGCACACCTCGTCGACTACCTCTCGAAATATCCGACGTATCTCGTCGTCGCACTGCTTCCGGAAGACGCCGCGGCCCTCGACGACGACTATCGGTATCTGTCCCCGCCCTGGTGA
- a CDS encoding tRNA (cytidine(56)-2'-O)-methyltransferase, translating to MHDSEVAVLRLGHRPGRDDRMTTHIGLTARALGADRAILVGEASNAAETVTDITDRFGGPFDVTVTDAYRPILRDWEGDIVHLTMYGEPVEEVTPDIRERHRTDPLLVVVGAGKVDFEVYDHADWNVGVTNQPHSEVAALAVFLDRLFEGRELDREWVDAEREVIPQATGKRVEDC from the coding sequence ATGCACGACTCCGAGGTCGCGGTGTTGCGTCTGGGGCATCGGCCCGGGCGCGACGACCGGATGACGACCCACATCGGCCTGACGGCGCGGGCGCTGGGTGCCGACCGCGCCATCCTCGTCGGCGAGGCCTCCAACGCCGCCGAGACGGTGACCGACATCACTGACCGCTTCGGCGGCCCCTTCGACGTGACGGTCACCGATGCCTATCGACCCATCCTCCGCGACTGGGAGGGGGACATCGTCCATCTCACGATGTACGGCGAACCGGTCGAGGAGGTGACGCCCGACATCCGGGAGCGACACCGCACCGACCCGCTCTTGGTCGTCGTCGGCGCCGGCAAGGTCGACTTCGAGGTGTACGACCACGCCGACTGGAACGTGGGCGTCACCAACCAGCCACATTCGGAGGTGGCGGCGCTGGCGGTGTTTCTCGACCGGTTGTTCGAGGGCCGCGAACTCGACCGGGAATGGGTGGATGCGGAGCGGGAAGTGATCCCGCAAGCGACGGGGAAGCGAGTCGAGGACTGTTAA
- a CDS encoding NAD-dependent epimerase/dehydratase family protein has product MNLSDRRVVITGGAGLIGSHLAARLAPDNDVVVADDCSKGEADRVPDGATLAVTDITDPEAVAEVVTADVDAIFHLAAYTDTNYADPRQLFEENTEMTYTLLERANEVGVDNFVFTSSSTVYGEAPRPTPEDYAPLEPISEYGASKLADEGLVSTYAHSYDIQSWTFRFANIVGPHQRGNVIPDFIEKLRDDPETLTILGDGRQEKSYLHVEDCVDAICHVVEHADQPLNTYNLGTRTTTSVNRIADIVSEEMGLDPDYEYTGGDRGWTGDVPKMRLSIEKLAALGWEPPESSDEAVRRATRQLIDELV; this is encoded by the coding sequence ATGAATCTCTCCGACCGACGCGTGGTGATCACCGGCGGCGCGGGCCTCATCGGCTCCCACCTCGCGGCCCGCCTCGCCCCCGACAACGACGTCGTCGTCGCGGACGACTGCTCGAAAGGGGAAGCCGACCGGGTTCCGGACGGCGCGACCCTCGCCGTCACCGACATCACCGATCCCGAGGCCGTCGCGGAAGTCGTCACGGCTGACGTCGACGCCATCTTCCACCTCGCCGCCTACACCGACACCAACTACGCCGACCCCCGCCAGCTGTTCGAGGAGAACACCGAGATGACCTACACCCTCCTCGAACGCGCCAACGAAGTCGGCGTCGACAACTTCGTATTCACTTCCTCGTCGACCGTCTACGGCGAGGCGCCACGCCCGACGCCCGAGGATTACGCCCCCCTCGAACCCATCAGCGAGTACGGCGCGAGCAAACTCGCCGACGAGGGCCTGGTCTCGACGTACGCCCACTCCTACGACATCCAGTCGTGGACGTTCCGCTTTGCCAACATCGTCGGCCCGCATCAACGGGGCAACGTCATCCCCGACTTCATCGAGAAACTCCGCGACGACCCGGAGACGCTCACCATCCTCGGCGACGGCCGCCAGGAGAAGTCCTACCTCCACGTCGAGGACTGCGTCGACGCCATCTGTCACGTGGTCGAACACGCCGACCAACCGCTCAATACGTACAACCTCGGCACCCGCACCACCACCTCGGTCAACCGCATCGCCGACATCGTGAGCGAGGAGATGGGTCTCGACCCGGACTACGAGTACACGGGCGGTGACCGCGGCTGGACGGGCGACGTGCCGAAGATGCGCCTCTCGATCGAGAAACTCGCGGCGCTCGGCTGGGAGCCACCGGAGTCGAGCGACGAAGCGGTGCGCCGCGCGACGCGGCAGTTGATCGACGAACTCGTATAG